TCGGCGGTGTGTGCCTACCACGGCGTCGACGACGTCGACGAACTCCGGGCGAAGGTAGCGGAGGAAGCGGAACGCGACGACGAGGCGGACACGGACGCCGACGCCGACACGGAGGGGACGGTATCGTTCGGCGACGGTCCCGGTCCCCTGGATACGAGCGGCGTCGACGGCGACGTGACGGCGGAGGACGGAGCAGAGAGCGGGAGTGAGGACCGTGGAGCGACGGAGACGGTTCGAACGCCGGAGCCGGGACAGGCCACGGAGACGACGGACCGCGACGACGACGGCTTCGGCGACTCCGGGTTCCGGTCGGCGGGCGTCGCCGACGACGCCGTCGCCGAGGAACTGGCCGAGCTGCGAAAGGTCGTCGAGAAGCAGAACGAGCGCCTCGACCGCCAGGAGCGGACCATCCAGCAGCTGATCGAGGAACTCCGGCAGGGCCGCTAATCCCGGCCGAGCACTTTTCTGACGCAGGAGGAGCCGAACGGGCCGAGTTCGCCGGATTCGAACTGGACGAAGTGACCGGTCGAGAGCGACGCGCCACAGCGTCGACAGTCGAAGTCGCCCTCCCGTTCGACGACCTGTCGCTCGAAGCGGACGAAGCCGCCGTCGCGACGCATCCGGACCCGATCCGCGTCGCGCTCGATGATCCCCCGAAGTTCGGCCTCGTCGAGGACCGTTCGGAC
This window of the Haloplanus rubicundus genome carries:
- a CDS encoding DUF5830 family protein, producing MSAGPERPAVTDDTHERASARVELALDLLAALERDDLPLSAVVDRIETVTTDPTLVRTVLDEAELRGIIERDADRVRMRRDGGFVRFERQVVEREGDFDCRRCGASLSTGHFVQFESGELGPFGSSCVRKVLGRD